The stretch of DNA AGGACAACTTGGATTGTACAGTtttctcttaaagggatagttcacccaaaaatgaaaattctgtcattaattactcaccctcatgtcgatCCAAACCCGTAAGCCCTCCCTAACCCAGACCtctcgttatttttgttttctttgcgcacaaaaagtattcctGTAGCTtgataaaattacggttgaattcctgatgtcacatggactattttaccaatttcattgctacgtttctggaccttgatcgtgctagtaaccttgctgtctatggagggtcagagagctctcggattttatcaaaaatatcttaatttgtgttctgaagatgaacgaaggtcttatggtttggaacgacatgagggtgagtaattaatgacaattttcatttttgggtgaactatccctttaaccgtTTAGTCTGATGCATGCAAAATCAAACTATCAATATGCACAGTATTGTCTCACTATGTTTGAAAATCACCgatatttgccttttttttttcaagctcTAGCTCCTGTTCTGTAAGACTCTGTAACATTGTATTCATGTTCATTGTGCAGTTTCCCAGAATTACAATTTTCTCTTGCACTCTGAATATCACCACCTCAAGCTAAAATTTAACATTCAATTAGCCTGCAGACACCTCACTGTGCTAGCAACAAAGGATATGTCTCCCTGGTTAAGATACATGACCTCAGATGCCTAACCAACACTAATTAAATGCCTCTATCCGTTCCTTCTCCTCCAAGATATTTACATCTTTTAACAACTCAAATGTAATAAAAGGAAGGAACCTTTTTTTGTATCGCTCATTTGCCCGCTGGGGTGGTAAATCCAACCTCTCGAACAAGTGCTGCATGACTCTGATTCATCACTTCACTGCTGTATCGAGAGTACAAGCGAATTCTCCATAATGAAATTTTGCGATAAGAGCAGGCTCAATATAAGAGCCTTCTTTTCCTTGTACATGATGCTTTAGCGCCGAAACAATTTACAACAGCATCTCAGGCATTCTGGTAGAAGCACAAACACATCTTAAGATGCCCATGGATTTCTGCGTTACTGAGACTCCTAAACCTCTTAAACAAGCTCAGTCAATAAATGATGCATGGTCAAGAGGAGATTACCAGTAATTACAGTATCTAAACACTTCTGACAGGATGACGGAACAACCagcaagtttattttaaatataaaatcacttCTCTATATACATGACGCATTTAAGGAAAAGTGTAATTATACGGTTGTTTTGAGGGTAAATATTTGCTCATAAACTACTGCATAATTAATTTCACTCATCTAATATGTACAAAATGCTTGTTTACTTCCATGTGCTCATGTTTTGAGAGTTGTATAACAGTACAATATACCTTAAATAACATTAGCTCTATCATGAAACCTAGTGAGCAATCTGGTTGCTTACTACCTAGGCAGCATACTAACAGTCATGGATCCtcataaatgttttatgcagGTTAGttcttttgaataaacaagCATAGCTTGTCTTTACATATCACCAAATACGTAAACATGTGAAAAGTGAGGAGAATAAAGGAAAAGTCATTTATTATTGATGCACCTTTTCAATAGTCAGCTGGAAACTAAACTGTAACTTTTACTCAGTAACTTCAGCAAACCTGTTCATTATGACCAACACTGTTTAGAGCCAGCGTTGTTTTGGAGAAGTAAATGATGAAAGCTATAGAAACACTTTTAGTTTGTCATGGGCTGGTTTAGTCTCTAATTCAAAGTGGGCTGAGAGATTACAGGAGGAAGCACAGAGACACTGACCTCGGTACTGTAACTTCTGTGCCCTGTTGTTGGGGCAGTCCTTGCCCTGCATGCTGAAGTTGATGTTGGTGCGGATACAGCGGTTGTTCAGAGGCTGTACTGGACGCACATTGTCACTCATGCTGAGGAATATCTGCGATGGCTGGTTCTGACTTAGCAGTCGCATGGAGTGCATCTGTATAGACGACACAGGTGGAGCAGACGTTTTATATCGACTCTCTGATGGCAGGTCAGGCAATTATCGCACAGTCAATCCAATCCTAACAGACCCACATCAAAAAGCGTCTGGGGAGCTACGTGAGAGTGTCATTCAAGAACAGATTATATTACATGTCATCAAAACAGTGTATCTGCAGGGTCAAAAGTGACGCATTCTGCCTTTAAGAAGCATGCCGTTAGCTGAATCCATAAAAATTGATTCTTGGatcaagtaaataacactgaaaGATTTACTTCGTTAttctatttgtttgtttacttggtATTCTGGAGTTTTGACAACTTTCAGTAACTCAACTAATGCAGCTTGTCTATTATAATCTGTTTTTTTAAGTCTTCAAGCAGAGCTGATGACatgcattaatgcatttttttagtttaaatttacactgaaaaatggTTGTGTTGTTCAGTCTCCTTTCCTACCAGCATGCACttggcatgaataattaatatggTTGCATTGTGTGACTGTTTTCCAGTTTTATTCATACTGTTGTTGTCTTAGGATGTCTGGGTGAGTTTGTTGCTTCACTTAAAATGATCAGGTAGTTGTTACTCTTGTCATGTTTCATGCAGTCTTTTTTTGTCTCTATAGCATTAAAAAGACTGTTATAAGTTATTTCACAAGATTTGTGTCTCGATTTATAGTAGTAGATCGATAGCCATATAACTTTAGGCTCTTAAAACAAAGTATTTCATACAActactttattaatattactaaatCTAAATAGATAGTGATTTCAGAATAACATTTAAGTTCAGTCATGCGGTTTGCATAAAATACTTTAGCAAACGAATttaacaaaaaacttttttttttaagttttacaaatacctaatttatttatttacctgcatCTTTGTGACGTAAATTGGCTTGTTCATCAGAATCCACGTTGCGGTCTCGTAGCACGGTGGGATTGTCATAGACCCTTCGTAAGTGATAAAACTTGCTGTCTCTGGATAAACCTCCTCAATGTTTAGCCCCGAGAGAAGGTATGCATCATCTACACAAAAAGAGTGAAGAAAATGTGGCTTATCAATTAAAACGGCCAATTCGCAAACATGAAGTTGTCATTTTAGCATTCATGCATTTCAAGTCTTCATCCAAAGTCAAAATTCTATATATTAAGTAACAAAAGAATGTCTTGAAATGATGTCCaaacaacaaaagcaaacagAAAGCAACAACAGTAACCAAACAATTCTTTATCTTTGCTTGTCAACAGTTCTTTTCAGGATTTATGCATTGCCTTTGATTTGTTGGACGAGTGGTGACAGCACATGTTATTTTGTCTTCACAATAGCGGGCCGACATGAGATAATGCGGCACTGAATTTATGAGGAACAGCAATATTGAACCCACCTTCACTGACAACAGACAAGTAATAGGTTCCGACTCACGCCAGTCAGAGGAAATAGTTCGTTATTCTCCCTCTATCCCATTGATTACCACTCTATCTCTATCTCCCCGCATGTTTGCCATTCCACTGGCGTCATTGCGCAGTACTTTGATAGCTTTGGTGGCATAAATAATTCCTTTTGGCTGTGGAAGAGGGGGATACTTTGAAAAATACATGCGCTAGCTCCACTGCCGCTGCAGCAAAGGCTGGTAGTAGTACATTTCCAAAGATTCAAGTGGGAACAGAGCGGGAGGCCGGAAAGGCGGAGGGTTGGGGgggtgtgtgtggggggggttCTGACAGCTGTCAAAGCCTACACTCCTCTGCCCTCCTCCTGGCAGTGCTGTCGAGTCCTCCCTGAGCTCAGCTAGCCTGCGTTCATGCACCGCTGCGGCCTGGGAGACACGCACCAGCCACCAGGGGTCAGAACATTTTATCTATTCATCCGCTCTTTCCCCACCCCTATTAATTCAATTATGAAGGCCTTTTTTCAAATTTCCCTCTGGTGAGTTAAAGGATAATGCCACGGAACATTTCCACTACACTGCATGTCAGCTTCGGCCATGAAATGTTCCCAAACTAGAAAGTGGTTTGAGTTCTCAAGGCTGAATACATTTGCTGCTCAGCACCTTTACTTGCACAAGTCTTGTGCCTTCAAACTGCTGCTATCAATCAATAATTAGCATGAAGGTTTGGTATGAATTGCAGAATAACGCAGTCCATTACAAAACAGCCTATCAGAAGAGTTTCTCTGCAGTTGAAGAGCGTAAAACTAATAACACACTGTCATATCTAATGCTTCAACCACTGTGAGGTTTATGGTTTTTCTTTAGAAACTTTACAGATTtgtcataatatatttttttaggccAACCTGGAAGTTAGCATCACCCTGGCCCCCTGTTGGATCTTACCATTGGGTTTTGGTTTATTGCAGAAAATCTTCCCAAATGAACTCACAtttgatgaattttgaagccttaGGGctagatttactaaacagggcaaattagcgttagagcgcaattccataaaagcgcTGATGGGAGGGGAAAACTCTgtgggtgatttactaacaatgcgCGCATTAAAGAACGCATAATTTCCATAATGACTAGCAAATTACCACttgctttaagacatgctttttgggGAGGCTTTAAATAATGGCTCAAATACTAGTAATTTAAATTGCGTtgcatgattcattttattactctcctcccataaattttgcgtctgaaagggaaactcttacaaatgcatattcaattaTTTCAGGTGCAAaagtaactgtgtccacaccttttcagtgctaattcttcactgcgcgttttaagtaaatcctgacagtactattttaacaccAAAATATGGTTTGCGCtggtgcaagctgttagtaaatctggccctaaatCTCCAGAAGTGAATATCTGAAGTTAGAATTGAAGTAAAAATTTAAGGCTATAATTGAACACCACGTTGTGACTTGAATGTCACAAAATCACCACTCCTAATCTTTCGAAAACATCTTAAGATCTACAAGTTGAAATAGATATCAAGCGGCcaacaaaatacaaattgtCTTGTTCAATTAGAAGTACATTTTTGGTGTATCCGactcaaattaaaatttgactgccattacaggaataaattacattttaaaatatattaaaataattaaattacataaattaagtCTGGTGAGCAGaatagacttctttcaaaaatatctatctatctatctatctatctatctatctatctatctatctatctatctatctatctatctatctatctatctatctatctctatctctatctctctctctatatatatatatatatatatataaataaaaataaaaaaacttacagagcccacatttttgaatggcagtCTATGAGGTTTCAAATCTCATTATATAAATAGGGATTTGACATATGTAACTTCTTAGTGCACAATATTGTGTCTGAATGTGCTCAATTCACCTCAATCTTGCCTACATGATATTCACTACGTGGTGAATAGTAACTGAGTAAATGAGTCAGCAGTTTTGGACTCATGAATACGTAACATTCCTCTGTCATTTTCCTCATGCTCCTCGTGAGGCAGCACCACCTCGAGATGTCATGATAAACATAAGCAGACTCAATATCTCCAGTTTTCCTCACCGACAGCTACCCTCAGATCTCATGGAGATGCTTACATCATTTCTCCAGCAGCTGATGAAGCTGCACCTGATATTGACTATACTGTCTGGACAAACTGATATGATTTCATCACTTGCAAAATGTCAGTACAAACGAGCGCATTTGTAAAACAAATTGGATTTAGTGTCAAATGGTcaacaatataatatttttacacttaCTCTTATATGTTATTCTTGTGATGGTGTCTCTGTTCAACATCCGATTCAGAAATGAATTTGAAGTCTCAGATATCTGAAATGGAACAGATGTCAAGGGAGGAAGGGCAGAACAGTGAAAAACAGATGAGAAGGACAGAGTGATAGACAGGAGAGGAGAAAAGGGGGAGACAGAGGGTCGAGGGGAAAGTAAAAAGAAGCAGATTATTAGTGACAACTTTATTTGTAAATGGCCGACAAACATGACTGAGAAAAAATACCCTAACCAACATCTTGGGAAGCGAATCTCCtagtaatttgtttttaatgtaaaaaaaataaataaataactgtggCGCTAGCGTCACGTCTCTTGAAATTTACTTGATCCATTAAGGAGCTgaaactgtttttactgcactCAGATGCATCAGGATGAACCCGAACAGTGTTCTGTAATTAAATGACACCTGATAGAATCACTTATGACACACTGACGTGTTTGCCAAGAAAAGTTCTTCAAAAATTATGGCTgcttttagcaagtaaaagagCATGAATGGAGCTGACGAGACACAGTTACCGTGCTTTTCTTTGACTCCACTTTCCTTGCTAATTTGAAACGCTTTCAGTCTGAACGATTAAACGAAATGTGCCTTGTGACTACACCACAAATCACTTCTCTTTTGACCTCCTCATTCAGCGAACGGTGAAGTCTGAGGCTTAAAAGTCTTAGTCACATCATTTCGAGACTTTCTGTTACAGAACCTGTGGCTATGGCTAGCCATTATCTCTACCAAGAAATAATTAGGCTTGACTACACAGTGCATGAAAAAGAAATAGCTCTTACTTTCTCTCGCAATcaatatactaaaaataacaactttgcTATTCATACAAGTAGCTGTTTATATCACAAACAAAATTGCTGGCTTCTCTTCAGCCTTCTCCCTCCATTGATAGTGCATTTTTTTGGGATCTTTTGTGTTCATACTATTTAGACTCAGATGGGAGTCCCTCCCAGAGGTGTGACGCCATAACTGGGAACACAGCATGCGGTTCCTCAGAAAATGGCTTTGGGTGACTCATATCACAGAGAAGAAAAGTGCAGGAAAATAGGAGTGAAGTCCCAATGTTCTCATTGAGATCACTGACAGGGGAGGGCAGTGACCATAGTAAAGTATAAATTGAATTATTTCAAACACAATCAGTAAGAAATTAACCTGAAAATAGAATAATATGGAGACTTAAAACTGGGCTCTTAAGAGAAATGTCTCAAATCATAcagaaaatgcttttttaaatttatttcaaattttgtcaaaCATATCCTAataaaaataccacagtaaccataatttctgccaaaataccacagttaaaaaacatttaataataataaaaataaagatagaaTAAACagaattatactgtatataaatgtacataaaagaaaatgtatatttatattatggCAGAATGAAAAATATACCTCTCTAATAAAGCTTAACTGCCATATCCCTACTTTTTATCAACAGCATCAGAAACCATCATCTAAATGGTGAAGAACATGTTTGAGAATTGTACTAACTTTTAGTAGTTACATTTTTGATATGCAAAAATATGGTTATGTCAACACTATTAGCTGTCAACCTGTCAGTCTTTCTTTAATAGATAGAGCTATAGTTTGAACGTGTTCTCAAATCATTTTGATTGATATATCTGTCAAATCCACATATTTGACATGACAGTACACATTTGTATGTACAGTGTTGGCACATAATGAATGATCCCAATACGTAAACAACAGTGCTTAGTGAtagtgaaaaattaattgtatgttaaatgtaaatacatcaaaatattgTTAATGTAGTGTTTGATCATAGCACAGATATCTAACTGTATCTCTATAGTATATGGAGAATGTCCATATCGGGTTTTGTTGAACAGACTGTATATTACTGATCATGAATTAGGCATCTTCCATATCGACAGACAGCAGAGGTGACTGGACCAGACTCACGTCCAGAGCAAAGAGGACTAAGCCTGCCAATGACACTGGATGGGTTAATTATCTTAGCTTGAACTCTTGTCCTGAGGGAATCTCTGCAGCCATGTCTACTCTCAGTCCTTTAATAAAGCAGGGAAAGTTATCATAACCTTGTCCTTCCAGAAAATGCACACTTAGTTTGCCTGTTGTCTGCTAATTGCATGGCTAATTGTTTCAGTCTCTTCCTCTATCTatccctccatccatccatctattaaatgaatgtacaaattcaaattgagaaataaatgctgtacttttgaacacactattcatcaaaatgtattgtgtgtgtgtgtacaacaTTTATGTCAGTCTGTTTTCACACTCCTGTGGAGTGGATAGTAGAGATTATCTGAGATTACGCAATTAAAATATTGCTTAAAATACTTAGTTTCTGTGCTTTCACTTTCAGTTGTTGAGTGTATGATCATTACTCACCTTCATAAATATAGACACTATCACCAAGCCATTTGGACTCTTAGCAGCTTCTGTGTAGTTTGTGTACAGTTCATGGTTGTAATGTATAAGCTGAACCTGTGTAAAGACAAAACGGGCATTAGTTGGTTTTGacttttagttaaaaaaaaatgcttcccTACTTCGCAATATGCTCACAATCAAGGATAAAATAGTGTCAGCTTAAATACATGGCACAGGGAAACTCGTACAAGTACTGTCTTTGctcttttttccccacaaaaaaGATTGTTGTGCATATCAAGTAAGTGTCAGCTATGCAGGTGTTGAGATATTATGTCCAAATTTCTCTTGGAgtttatgaaatatgaaagcatAAGTGGGAATAATTACTGATTTATAATACTTTGCTTGGCAATTACCGAAAATTCAGTTTTCATATTGCGGATTTAATCTTACAACCTGTTTTCAcctcaaataaatatgaaaaataaatgtgtgacGGTTTGAATGAGCTGAGAGTCAGTTTGGATAACAGCCTGAGTTTTTGTCATTACAGATGGCTCTGAATCACAATCACAGGTAAACAGCTGCTTCTGTCTTTGTTTGAACATGTCTGTCAAATTTAAATTCGAATTCATTGTGATGCTCGGCTAATCTTCCTCCGGTGAATCGCTTGAGCGCACACTGTCCCTGTGAAAGAGCTTTAAAACTTAGGCAGTTTAGATAGGTGAAGGGGACACAATTTCTTCTCCGTGAACTCCACAGAAAGAAAGCAGAGCCAAGAAATGTACAGATTACCTTGAGCAGAGAacaattattgtaaaataactttttctaaTGGGAAAAAGTGTCTCGTTCAAGGTCTTATCCCACCACAGAACACAGTAAACAGTTTGAGGACCGCTGTACAGTTGCTGGGAGCGGCGTCATACTTCATTTTTTGGCTAAAAACGAAGGAATTGATTCTTTACCAAGCCCTGTTTAGtctgctgtgttttttttaaagaaataaattaaaaactgtgTGGCTGATAGTAATTATGAAATATGCAAAAGGGGAGCCAGGGAGTGACAGATCGTCTATAAACTTAATCAAGTGTGGAGGAACACGATTAAAGAGCGAGTGTTAAtttgattagattttttttttttttgtgcggGAAGCCATTTCTTTCCCTCAACTCTCTAACGTCTCTAGTCTGAAGCGAtttaaccccaaacttttactCTCAACCGACATCATAGACTTTCTAAGAAGTCACATTATATGTGCGAAAAGCTGCTCTGTTCATCTCACCGGATCCATTGGTTCTGTGAATTTTGCAGATGGTGGAAAGGTGTCGAACAGTAGCAGGAAATGTTCAGCGCATCTTTGCACACAGACGGATCTGTCAGAGCGTGAGAGGAGTGTCTGCTACGACGGGAGACAGCTTATGCCTCTGGTGGGCCCCCTGACAAGCTCTTTATTGTGTGATAGCTGGCTTAGACTGACCATGGACGAAATATGAAGACAGCAAGTCGATAGCAAAAAGAGGGGTGGACAGCGCTAACAGGGCAAATGAAAAGCAGTCGCCTGGAACCGCCATCCAATAGCAGATGAATCGAAGCGTGCACTCATAAAGCAAATAAACGGAAGCCCGAGAGTCCACAGAACAATCCTATTTGATTACGTTAAGATGTCCTGTGAAGAAGCACGTAGCCTGTGAAACCCATCAGGCTAACGTGACCAGTTTCCGCTTACAGCATGGCATCTGAACGTAGGGTTTTTAGTAGAATGGGATGTGATGGAGAGGGCTGTTGTGCAatttataacataatataattagTTATGGTAGAAGTTTGATGATTTCCAATTTTCTGCTGTACTTTTTAGATGGCACTTTGCTATATTTAGGACATATGAAAATGGGATTTTAATGAGCAAATATACTGTGGCATCTAAGCTCTGAACAGTGATGGTAATGTGTTATTTTGCTACCATTGATAATTAGAAATTAATGAAAGGGTGAGAAGGGGATCTAAAACCGAAGTGTGGGGTGTTAGACGGTTGTGCAAACCAGTGGATTTTTTGTTTATCATTGCAAAGAAGAactctttttaatgtttatgcatttgattgttctgtttatatatatttgtaaatttgtTAAAAAGTCTGAGACTGTATCTGCACATCCACACATTTCTGTCTTTACGTCATAGATTATGATATTATGTGGTAATAAAATGCATCATTGCATAATGATTTCTATGTAGTTGTGATTTGTGCATTGAGATGTATGAAAACAATTTAAAGGGGTagttattcaaaatatcaaaagggatagttcacccaaaaatgaaaattctatcattaattactctcatgtcgctccaaacccgtaagaccttcgttcatcttcggaacacaaattaagattatttttgatgaaatccgagagctttctgaccctgcatagacagcaacgcatctgacatgttcaaggcccagaaaggtagtaaggacattgttaaaatagtccatgtgacatcagtgattcaaccgtaatgttattaagctacgagaatactttttgtgcacaaagaaaacaaaaataatgactttattcaacaatttcttctcttcagtcTGTCAGTCTGCGACGCGCGTTCACGAGAGGACCACAACAattctcattttgtgttccgaagatgagcaaaggtcttacgggtttggagcgACGTGGGTGAGTAATTCATAacaaaatttttgggtgaactaaccctttaatacaCCTATAAATGATGGCTAAaatcaaaacatatatattCCCGCAAAATGATTACTTGGTTTATTGAGAGACACTGAAGCATGTGAAATGGAGACATAACGCAGACAAACACAACAGACAAATCTTTGTGAAAAGCTTTTAGTTGTTTGTGAATGCTAGAAAGTATCTAAAATGCAGTACATTGTTTATTTgctgttatgttttttttccctccaagGAGAAATAAAGATAGAGGGAAACCACCTAGGCAAGTCCGTAAAAAACACCTTGAATATTTTAGCACTCATTTCATCACTTGCTTCATTTTCAGCTTGTGAGTGAGACTGCCCATCTCGGATCTGGGAGAACGAGGCATGCATTAAGTCAGAGGTGTTGCAAGGCATCTGCAGAGAGGCAACTTCCCTCTGGGTACTGTGAGCATCAGTCAAACATAATCTTTTATTACTATAGAACAAATGAGACAAGAAAAAGGCAGCCGTGTTGAATGTTACGGAGACAGACATCCAAATAAAGCTTAAAAGCTTGGCTGCATTTGAATGCAAAACAGTCACTGGTTGGGaatgtgtttgtcattttaagttgtaatattcTTCCTCTCTATTCTCTTTTCAAGGACAGGCACAGTCCCGGCTCATTTGGTTTAATTTACATTctcaaatgttttttatacagAGCTATTCCTGAGCACAAGGAAGAGTGATTCTGAAAG from Onychostoma macrolepis isolate SWU-2019 chromosome 12, ASM1243209v1, whole genome shotgun sequence encodes:
- the ca10a gene encoding carbonic anhydrase-related protein 10a, whose amino-acid sequence is MDIIWEIFIILQANLIVCTSAQPNPPKIHEGWWAYKEVVQGSFVPVPSFWGLVNSAWNLCSVGKRQSPVNIETSHMIFDPFLTPLRLNTGGRKVGGTMYNTGRHVSLRLDKEHLVNISGGPMTYSHRLEEIRLHFGSEDGQGSEHLLNGQAFSGEVQLIHYNHELYTNYTEAAKSPNGLVIVSIFMKISETSNSFLNRMLNRDTITRITYKNDAYLLSGLNIEEVYPETASFITYEGSMTIPPCYETATWILMNKPIYVTKMQMHSMRLLSQNQPSQIFLSMSDNVRPVQPLNNRCIRTNINFSMQGKDCPNNRAQKLQYRVNEWLLK